The genome window TCGCACAGTGCGCTTTTTCCCCAAGAACCGACGATAGCTGAGCGAAAATCCGGTATAGACTAGAAACAACGATGCAGCTGTCGCAATCGTTGCGATCACCTTTCCCACGAAACCAAACGCGGCGCCGGTATGGATAAACCGCACCCACACGCGTGCCTGCAGCCCGGGGCTACGATCTTGTAAGCGGACTGCTTGCAACACATCACTGGTATACGGATCCACCTCGACAGGAATCCAGCCGCGACTTGGCATATAGTCCGGCACATAGACGTCTAATTTCAAAGGCACCAACGGCTCGCCGTCCGATGCCGCCGTAGTCAAAGGCATTCCAATCGTCTCCCAATCAGGAAAGGCTACCTGCGCTCCAACTAGCGACGCTTCATAGCTCAAAAGTTCAGCGCCCTCTTCGGGCATTGGCACTTCCGCGGGAGCGACTGCCATCATACGAAAGTCCCTAACTTCAGGAGCGTCCTCTCCCGAAAGCGTGAAGACCAATTTATGCCCCCACTCGAAAGAGATCACTACTGCAGTGGCAGCTAAAATCACCAATACTGGTAAACTCCAAAAACCAAATACATTATGCCAATTGTAGTCACGCGCCTTGCCCTTTGCCCCGCGCTTAAAAAGTAGAATCGATTTAATTGCGCGCGCACTCCGCTTCTTCGGAAACCAAAGATAAAGCCCAGTCAGACAGAGTCCTAGAAACGCAAGGTTCGATACACCGTTAATCGTCCGGCCGATAATATAATTATCCTCTCCATGAAAGGCCAGGAAGCGATGCCACATCTCAATCTCATGTATCACATCATGCGCACCCGCACGTCGCGAATCACCGATGGCACCAGTATATGAGTTTACATATAAACGTTCATGACGCCCATGCAGAAAGACAAACGCACGCCCATCATCCGCAGGCACTTCAACATAGTTCGCGTCGAATTCGGGACGCTCTAATTCTAGCACTTCCAGCATCTCCGCAATGCCTAACGGAGAGGCCTCCGCAGGCACTTCAACATGGCTCACCTCGCGATCGACCCAATCCAAGATCTCTTCTTCAAAAGCGATCGCGATCCCAGTCGCAGACATAATCGCGATGACCACTCCAGCGACCAAGCCGCACACAAGGTGCACCCAAAATATTGTTTTACGAAATAGACTCCCCTGAACCTTCATTATCAAATCCCTCTTCAATCACATTAAAAATCAGCAAAAAACCGCCGATGACTTCGCTCAAAAGAACGTAAGATGTGATCCCTGATCTGCCCGTAACTGCAGCTCAAACATATTCTCTCGATTACAAAAATGGGCTATTTTCACTCCGGCATTGGGTAGAAATTCGAACAAAAGATGTGCTATAGTTTTCCACGTAAGATCAGCAGTCGATCAAACAGAAGCCCACCATATCCTTCTGAATGTTCATCAGTGAAGGCTGCTGATCTTACGCTAAAGTGTAATAACTCAAAAATAAGATGCACCTATCAGACTATCTGGTAGGTGCATTTTTTTGCTTTCACAGTCAGACATATACTCTCAGTCGATGATGATCGATGAACCTTAAAAGGGTAGTTAGAAGCTAGAAGGCAGTAGTTAGGAGCTGAATATCAGTGTTTTATAAACAATCTTCGATTCGCCATATGGCTTCGCCCTTCGGTTGAGTATCGCTACGCTCGGTAGGCGCCAGCGAACGCGATTGTAAGGGATTCATTACCAAGGACTAACTTCTGACTCCAACTTCTAACTCCAGAATCTAGGATGAAGAGTGCCTGCGATACTACTGCGCATCACGTATTGTGATTTTTAGCAGATCCGTAGACTTTTCACAAATCTAGATGCCCATGAGTCTAATACTGTTTTCTAAAGTGTTTGATCCTTACCAATAAGTCTTTCGTAGCCTAGGTTCTCGGAACCGGGTCGAACCGCCCAGCCCCCGACAGACATCGCTAATGAGACTCAATCTTCAACTCTTGAATGAGACTGAGTCACATCCTCACTAAATAAACCATTAACAACTAATAAACAGCGACTTACAACTCCAAAGCACATCATATCACTTGCAAAAAGAGCATATCATAGAAACATTAGTAGCTCTTCATTTAACCATTAACCGTATTATATATTATGTATCTCATTAAACCAGATCTCTGCGTCATGTGCGACGCTTGCCGCCCCGTTTGCCCACGTAATGCAATTAGTGCACACGCATCTGAAGCCACTTACGTCGTCAATGCAGACGAATGCAACGACTGCTCAAACATGGGTGCAGTGCGCTGCGTGCCTCAATGCCCAGTGGACGCGATTATCAAAGGCCAATAGCCCAACTCATCGCTTCTGAATTTAAGTTTAATCAAAACCGCGCTTTAATCAGCGCGGTTTTTTTGTAGGTGCCTTTCTACAACTCTGCACTACCAGCAACCTTGGACAGCATCACCAATGCGTCACAACGCGCTTTATTAAAACGACCACTGAGCTCAGTCGACTTCTTCAAACAGCCATACACTTGCCAACCACACATCCCTTTACAAGCGGTTGGAAGTAACCCCATATAGCCGAATACATCTTCTAGGGGATAGCCAAGAGCCACACCAATTTCATGTGGTAATTCACCAGTCGCATTCCATCGCAACCGCAATTCAGCCATAAAAGCCCCAGCCTCAAGCGGAGCAGCATAGTTGAGTTTGTCGACCATCACACAATGTGGCGCCTGCTCTAAAGCTGCCTGCAGTCGCTCGGCCTGATAGACTACGAACTTAAGAAAGCCATTGCTCAAATACATCACAGAGCAACTCACACTCCAGATCTCGCTCAAACGCTGAAGGTTCGCCGTCGCGTCTGTTTCCGTCATCGAGAATTCACTTAAATCAATCGATAACAATTCTCCGGTCTTTTCGCTCAGTAAAACCGTCGAGGCATTCAAAAAGAACCATTCGTCAAAGCGTTTCTGACTCTGAGATAAGACAGCAATACCCCGCCTCCAACTAGTGAAGGATTCCGAAGAAAGTGAAGGTGTTGTAAGTAAAGACATCTATTTGATACCGAGTCTCAATATCGAAAACTGGATCCACGCAAGCCTAAATCAAAATAAATGCGCAGTCCGCCTGCTTGCCTGGCATGAGTCTGCCGAATGTATCAGGCGGATCGACTGGAATGAACGCCCCCCTATCCCCACGGCGGGCAACCAGCTAAAGCAAGTCGCCGACGTCCTCTCACAAAAAAACGGGCGATCCGCATTTGCGAATCGCCCGTTTGAATTAAAAATCAGCGAGTGCTATTTCTTTTCCGGTCGTGGGAAGAGAATCGTCTTTTCGCCAAGCGCCTTGCCTTCGAGGGTGTTGCCCCACTCTAGCTGGCCTTCGAGGCTGTCGAAGTTGTCTGCTCCAACGAGAACGCGCACCTTGTCGGAAATTTCCGGCATGACGGGTGTGAGCATCACGACTCCGAGGCGTAGCGCCTCTGCCATGAATGCCAATGATGTTGCCAAACGCGCTTGATCCTCAGGCGCATCCGACTTCGCGAGCTTCCACGGCGCACGTGTTTCGGCGTATTTGTTGATGCCGGAAATGAACGTGAAGATACGATCCAATGCCTTGTGAAACTGGAAGCCTTCGTAGAGTGGAATGAGTTCGCCTTGGGTCTTTTCCCACAGTGCTTTCAGATCTTGCTCGGGTTGCTCATCGACACATGCCGCAGGCACTTTGCCTTCGGAGTAACGACTGCCCATGTTGAGCAAACGGCTGACGAGGTTACCGAGATCATTTGCGAGGTCGCTGTTGTAGCGGCTCATAAACAGATCGATTGAGAACTCACTGTCTTGACCGACGTTCATTTCACGCGTCACGAAGTAGCGGAATGCATCGGTGCCAAACTGCTCGATCAAATCAAGTGGGTCGACGACTTCGCCAGTGCTCTTTGACATTTTCGCGCCCGAACTGAGCCACCATCCGTGGACGAGGAAGTGCTTAGGTAGCTCAATATTGAGCGCCTTGAGCATGATCGGCCAGTAAACCGCGTGCGGTGGCACGAGGATGTCCTTACCGATGACATGGTAATCCGCAGGCCAGTTCTTCTCAAATTCGTCGGTGCCATAGCCAGCTGCCGTAATATAGTTGGTCAACGCATCGAACCACACGTAAGTCACATATTCCGTGTCGAATGGCAGCTCAATGCCCCACTCTAGACGTGATTTCGGACGTGAGATGCAAAGATCGTTCAGCGGCTCCTTCTTGAGGAACTGCATCACATCTGCACTACGGAAGCGCGGATAGATCATCTCAGGATTTGTCTCAATCGTTTCGATCAACCAATCCTGATACTGAGCGAGCTTGAAGAAATAGTTGGTCTCTACGACTTCCTCGACTTCGCCAAAGATCTCAGGCCATTTGCCATCCACCTTCTCTTTTTCAGTGACAAATTGCTCCTGGCGTTGGCTGTAGTAGCCATTGTAGTCCGCCTTGTAGATCTGACCTTCATCGAAGAGTTTCTGCAAAATGCCAGCGACCACCTTCTTATGACGTGGCTCGGTGGTGCGGATATAGTCGTCGTTAGTAATATGCAGGCGTTCGCATAGACCTTGAAATTTCTCGGCA of Lentimonas sp. CC4 contains these proteins:
- a CDS encoding PepSY-associated TM helix domain-containing protein, which gives rise to MKVQGSLFRKTIFWVHLVCGLVAGVVIAIMSATGIAIAFEEEILDWVDREVSHVEVPAEASPLGIAEMLEVLELERPEFDANYVEVPADDGRAFVFLHGRHERLYVNSYTGAIGDSRRAGAHDVIHEIEMWHRFLAFHGEDNYIIGRTINGVSNLAFLGLCLTGLYLWFPKKRSARAIKSILLFKRGAKGKARDYNWHNVFGFWSLPVLVILAATAVVISFEWGHKLVFTLSGEDAPEVRDFRMMAVAPAEVPMPEEGAELLSYEASLVGAQVAFPDWETIGMPLTTAASDGEPLVPLKLDVYVPDYMPSRGWIPVEVDPYTSDVLQAVRLQDRSPGLQARVWVRFIHTGAAFGFVGKVIATIATAASLFLVYTGFSLSYRRFLGKKRTVRS
- a CDS encoding 4Fe-4S binding protein, producing MYLIKPDLCVMCDACRPVCPRNAISAHASEATYVVNADECNDCSNMGAVRCVPQCPVDAIIKGQ
- a CDS encoding DUF3793 family protein translates to MSLLTTPSLSSESFTSWRRGIAVLSQSQKRFDEWFFLNASTVLLSEKTGELLSIDLSEFSMTETDATANLQRLSEIWSVSCSVMYLSNGFLKFVVYQAERLQAALEQAPHCVMVDKLNYAAPLEAGAFMAELRLRWNATGELPHEIGVALGYPLEDVFGYMGLLPTACKGMCGWQVYGCLKKSTELSGRFNKARCDALVMLSKVAGSAEL
- the metG gene encoding methionine--tRNA ligase, which codes for MSKNFYITTAIDYANGAPHLGHAYEKVLTDIVARFRRLQGDQVKFVTGLDEHGQKVQMSAEKQNIEPQAFCDGHAEKFQGLCERLHITNDDYIRTTEPRHKKVVAGILQKLFDEGQIYKADYNGYYSQRQEQFVTEKEKVDGKWPEIFGEVEEVVETNYFFKLAQYQDWLIETIETNPEMIYPRFRSADVMQFLKKEPLNDLCISRPKSRLEWGIELPFDTEYVTYVWFDALTNYITAAGYGTDEFEKNWPADYHVIGKDILVPPHAVYWPIMLKALNIELPKHFLVHGWWLSSGAKMSKSTGEVVDPLDLIEQFGTDAFRYFVTREMNVGQDSEFSIDLFMSRYNSDLANDLGNLVSRLLNMGSRYSEGKVPAACVDEQPEQDLKALWEKTQGELIPLYEGFQFHKALDRIFTFISGINKYAETRAPWKLAKSDAPEDQARLATSLAFMAEALRLGVVMLTPVMPEISDKVRVLVGADNFDSLEGQLEWGNTLEGKALGEKTILFPRPEKK